The proteins below are encoded in one region of Flavobacterium sp. IMCC34852:
- a CDS encoding RNA polymerase sigma factor: MKEESQNAKLCSEAVFRSVFDTNFKVLRNFLVYKFRGDIETAEDVAQNAFVKLWENCGIIQPEQAKSFLYTTAIRLSLNKIKHNQVVNNFELQFQSKSSHKESPEFLMEETELKTQLEKAINDLPEKQRTVFLMNRFDNQSYTEIAASLDLSVKAVEKRMHQALLSLRKVVKNV, from the coding sequence ATGAAAGAAGAAAGCCAAAATGCAAAACTCTGCTCCGAAGCGGTATTCCGTTCGGTTTTTGACACTAATTTTAAAGTGTTGCGGAACTTTTTGGTATATAAATTCAGAGGCGACATAGAAACTGCCGAAGATGTAGCCCAAAATGCTTTTGTCAAACTTTGGGAAAATTGCGGAATTATCCAACCCGAACAAGCCAAAAGCTTTTTATACACCACAGCGATTAGGCTTTCTCTGAATAAAATAAAACACAACCAAGTAGTGAATAATTTTGAGTTGCAATTCCAATCCAAATCATCACACAAAGAATCGCCCGAGTTTTTGATGGAGGAAACTGAATTAAAAACCCAACTTGAAAAAGCCATCAACGATTTGCCCGAAAAGCAAAGAACTGTATTTTTAATGAACCGTTTTGATAATCAATCGTATACTGAAATCGCAGCTTCGTTGGATTTATCGGTAAAAGCAGTAGAAAAAAGAATGCACCAAGCCTTGTTGTCCCTAAGAAAAGTAGTGAAAAACGTTTGA
- a CDS encoding FecR domain-containing protein, translating into MEAKNETYLSDWLAHKITDEQLKQLVSAEDFEAFQKIKKTLNGFEISSPDLEQNFSAIQQKLAKKKQTKPKVIPLWRYATIAASLLILFGVYHFFIAENKIVTGFGKSEMITLADNSKVALNAKSKLTYCNIFEYKRTLQLEGEAFFEVEKGSPFTVETSLGDIRVLGTKFNVIAFQDFFEVKCYEGKVQVTQNEKSTILTQGESVRFYNGTAENWAEVNSVKPTWISGESSFKKVPMRYVIEQFKNQYNLEVAYPKTIENIKFTGTFTHKEPTVALQTICLPLHLKFGKDQTGKIIISE; encoded by the coding sequence ATGGAAGCGAAGAACGAAACGTATTTATCCGATTGGTTAGCCCATAAAATCACCGATGAACAATTAAAACAATTGGTTTCGGCTGAAGATTTTGAAGCTTTTCAAAAGATAAAAAAGACACTCAACGGTTTTGAAATCAGTTCTCCCGATTTGGAACAAAACTTTAGTGCCATCCAACAAAAGTTAGCCAAGAAGAAACAAACTAAACCGAAAGTAATTCCGCTTTGGCGTTATGCTACTATTGCCGCTAGTTTGCTGATTTTGTTTGGCGTGTACCATTTTTTTATTGCCGAAAATAAAATAGTAACCGGTTTTGGGAAGTCTGAAATGATTACGCTTGCCGATAATTCTAAAGTGGCTTTGAATGCCAAATCAAAGCTAACCTATTGCAATATTTTCGAATACAAACGAACTTTACAACTGGAAGGCGAAGCCTTTTTTGAAGTCGAGAAAGGAAGTCCGTTCACGGTAGAAACTTCACTCGGTGACATTCGGGTTTTAGGAACTAAATTCAATGTGATTGCTTTTCAGGATTTCTTTGAAGTAAAATGCTATGAAGGCAAAGTTCAAGTCACCCAAAATGAAAAATCCACCATTTTAACGCAAGGCGAAAGTGTGCGTTTTTACAATGGTACTGCTGAAAATTGGGCAGAGGTTAATTCGGTTAAACCAACATGGATTTCAGGCGAATCATCCTTTAAAAAGGTACCGATGCGCTACGTTATTGAGCAATTTAAAAACCAATACAATCTTGAAGTTGCATATCCGAAAACCATTGAAAACATCAAATTTACCGGAACGTTTACCCATAAGGAACCAACCGTGGCGTTGCAAACCATTTGTTTACCGTTGCATTTAAAATTCGGCAAAGACCAAACAGGAAAAATTATCATTTCGGAATGA
- a CDS encoding TonB-dependent receptor plug domain-containing protein, which produces MKKLILLGFFLCWISHSWSQKKKSFYYADAQLTQVLTDIEKAFEVKYSYVDSLVASQRISVPKKLYSLAEINTQIEQQSTLKVIQINERFYSINQAEKLEVFPLKEVLVEEFLAKGIRKTNQHYIISPQKVQTLPGITDADILQSLQQLPGVKSPNETATGLYIRGGTADQNLILLDGIRLYHPGHLFGMISSINPNVEQTVNYYNKAVNPKFGERVSGIIDIKSTDKISNQTKVNAGINALNADVYVQVPLVKEKLGLQISGRKSYTEWLQSPTFNQLENKVFQNTNFEDFDNNNQFKFHDYSAKLNFKHNDKTEISLSGLVIKNDLDYKNIIKTDSISNQKMNIENYGFSLNWVQKYSPKFTQKTLMFYSLYSFDYLKKQDYETDKFEAFKKLNRVVDSGAELNFGYQINEKSNLDFGYQVFGNDISHLFNSYNQDIGVVLSLRHLYNVTHAGFVHFKQDFGSWNLQPGLRYNFYSQMKASSFEPRLLLQKTISESFIWQASYERRSQVLSQVRENAANDLSLENYVWVLSDNAEYPIQKANQFTSGIIFKKNNWLLDVDAYYKNIAGITSFTLGFLGENGNEIRQGKGFTKGVDVLLQKSTSTWRAWITYTYQDSQNRFSTLNEGNYFASNADIKHSFNLAFNKKWDNFLFTAGWFWHSGKPFSTIDNSGEINSYNAQRLPNYHRLDISGSYQFQNTNGYSFKIGASIYNLYNRNTLISKELERQYANLSDFSNPRYVGREFYSLGIMPNVFFRVNF; this is translated from the coding sequence ATGAAGAAATTAATTTTGTTGGGCTTCTTTTTGTGCTGGATTTCACATTCTTGGTCACAAAAAAAGAAGTCTTTTTATTATGCTGATGCCCAACTTACCCAAGTGCTGACCGATATCGAGAAAGCTTTTGAGGTTAAATATTCTTATGTTGATTCTTTAGTGGCTTCACAACGAATTTCAGTGCCTAAAAAACTTTATTCATTAGCCGAAATCAATACCCAAATTGAGCAACAATCTACTTTAAAAGTCATCCAAATCAATGAACGGTTTTATTCGATTAACCAAGCAGAAAAGCTTGAAGTATTTCCCCTTAAAGAAGTTTTAGTCGAAGAGTTTTTGGCGAAAGGCATTCGCAAAACCAACCAACATTACATCATTTCACCCCAAAAAGTCCAAACGCTTCCCGGTATAACTGATGCCGATATTTTGCAATCACTGCAACAATTACCGGGAGTCAAAAGTCCGAACGAAACAGCCACCGGATTGTACATTCGCGGCGGAACAGCGGATCAAAATTTGATTCTCCTGGATGGCATTCGGTTGTATCATCCCGGACATTTATTCGGCATGATTTCGAGCATCAATCCGAATGTAGAACAAACGGTGAATTATTACAACAAAGCTGTGAATCCTAAATTTGGAGAAAGAGTTTCCGGCATAATCGACATCAAATCGACGGATAAAATTTCGAACCAAACCAAAGTCAACGCCGGGATTAATGCTTTGAATGCGGATGTTTATGTACAAGTGCCATTGGTCAAAGAGAAATTGGGTTTGCAAATTTCAGGAAGAAAATCATATACAGAATGGCTGCAATCGCCAACGTTTAATCAATTAGAAAATAAGGTTTTTCAGAATACTAATTTTGAAGATTTCGACAACAACAACCAATTTAAGTTTCATGATTATTCGGCCAAATTAAATTTTAAACACAATGATAAAACCGAGATTTCACTTTCGGGTTTAGTCATCAAAAACGATTTGGATTATAAAAACATTATCAAAACAGACAGCATCAGTAACCAAAAAATGAATATTGAAAACTATGGTTTCAGTCTGAATTGGGTGCAAAAATACAGTCCGAAATTCACTCAAAAAACCTTGATGTTTTATTCGTTGTACAGTTTCGATTATCTCAAAAAACAAGACTATGAAACTGATAAATTCGAAGCATTTAAAAAATTAAATCGAGTAGTAGATTCGGGTGCAGAATTGAATTTTGGTTACCAAATCAACGAAAAATCTAATCTCGATTTTGGCTACCAAGTCTTTGGAAACGACATTTCACATTTGTTCAATAGTTATAATCAGGACATAGGCGTGGTGTTGAGTTTAAGACATCTTTATAATGTAACCCATGCCGGATTTGTTCACTTCAAACAAGATTTCGGAAGCTGGAATCTACAACCCGGTTTGCGCTATAATTTTTACAGCCAAATGAAAGCGTCGAGTTTTGAACCTCGATTGTTGCTTCAAAAAACCATTTCCGAATCTTTCATTTGGCAAGCTTCTTATGAGCGAAGAAGCCAGGTGTTGAGCCAAGTGCGCGAAAATGCCGCTAACGATTTGAGTTTGGAAAACTACGTTTGGGTGCTTTCGGATAATGCAGAATATCCCATTCAGAAAGCGAATCAATTTACTTCGGGAATTATTTTCAAGAAGAACAATTGGTTGTTGGATGTTGATGCTTATTATAAAAACATTGCAGGAATCACATCCTTTACCTTAGGCTTTCTAGGTGAAAACGGTAATGAAATTCGCCAAGGAAAAGGTTTCACCAAAGGCGTTGATGTGTTATTGCAAAAAAGCACATCGACTTGGAGAGCTTGGATCACTTATACTTATCAGGATTCTCAAAACCGATTTTCAACTTTGAATGAAGGGAATTATTTTGCTTCCAATGCTGATATTAAGCACAGTTTTAATTTGGCTTTCAATAAAAAATGGGACAATTTTCTCTTTACTGCGGGTTGGTTTTGGCACAGCGGAAAACCATTCAGCACCATTGATAATTCAGGGGAAATCAATTCGTATAATGCTCAAAGATTGCCCAATTACCATCGTTTAGATATTTCGGGCAGTTATCAGTTCCAAAACACAAATGGCTATAGCTTTAAAATTGGCGCTTCCATTTACAATCTCTACAATCGAAATACTTTAATTAGCAAAGAATTGGAACGCCAATATGCTAACTTATCTGATTTTTCGAATCCGCGTTATGTTGGGCGTGAATTTTACTCCTTGGGCATTATGCCGAATGTTTTTTTTAGGGTGAATTTCTAA
- a CDS encoding NADP-dependent glyceraldehyde-3-phosphate dehydrogenase: protein MSTIPSEFQITSLLNQDTYLVNGELKKWTGETTPVFSTISSTAHYSPTVLGSIPAMGEAEGNEVVDAAVAAYNNGQGLWPTMKVIDRIKCMENFVTQMKATRSEVVKYLMWEIGKSLPDSEKEFDRTVEYIYDTIEDYKELDRNNARFTKSQGVNAMVRRGPLGVVLCLGPYNYPLNETFSLLIPAIIMGNTVIFKPAKHGVLLISPLLTAFQTSFPKGVINIVYGRGRDVASPIMKSGKVDILALIGNSKSAIALQDLHPNKNRLRLILGLEAKNPAIILPDADLDLAIQECITGTLSFNGQRCTALKILYVHESIAAEFNRRFAEKVDALPFGNPWEKGVSLTPLPEKEKPNYIQELIDDAHEKGANVINQKGGQRTENYIFPAVLFPINKEMRVYHEEQFGPVIPILTFKDIQEPLNDMAESNYGQQVSLFGQDIKTIAPLIDTLVNLVCRVNLNSSCQRGPDVYPFTGRKDSAVGTLSIHDALRSFSIRTFVASKDNAYNNAILQELLNSKESNFINTDYIL, encoded by the coding sequence ATGAGTACTATTCCAAGTGAATTTCAAATCACGTCTTTATTAAATCAAGATACTTATTTAGTCAACGGTGAACTGAAAAAATGGACAGGCGAAACCACGCCGGTTTTCTCTACGATATCTTCTACCGCACATTATTCTCCAACGGTTTTAGGTTCTATTCCTGCGATGGGCGAAGCCGAAGGCAACGAAGTGGTTGATGCTGCGGTTGCGGCTTATAACAACGGACAAGGTTTGTGGCCAACGATGAAAGTGATTGACCGAATCAAATGCATGGAAAATTTTGTCACCCAAATGAAAGCCACGCGAAGTGAAGTAGTGAAATATTTAATGTGGGAAATAGGGAAATCATTACCTGATTCTGAAAAAGAGTTTGATAGAACTGTTGAATATATTTACGATACCATTGAAGATTATAAAGAACTAGACCGAAACAATGCGCGTTTTACCAAAAGCCAAGGCGTAAATGCGATGGTACGTCGCGGACCATTAGGCGTAGTGCTTTGTTTAGGGCCGTATAATTATCCGTTAAATGAAACTTTTTCGTTGTTGATTCCGGCCATAATCATGGGTAATACTGTGATTTTCAAACCGGCTAAACATGGTGTCTTACTGATTTCTCCTTTATTGACAGCGTTTCAAACGAGTTTTCCAAAAGGTGTCATCAATATCGTTTACGGTCGAGGTCGAGATGTAGCTTCCCCAATAATGAAGTCCGGAAAAGTCGATATTTTGGCACTTATTGGCAACAGTAAATCAGCGATTGCGTTACAAGATTTGCATCCGAATAAAAACCGTTTGCGTTTGATTTTAGGTTTGGAAGCCAAAAACCCGGCGATTATTTTACCGGATGCCGATTTGGATTTGGCGATTCAGGAATGTATCACGGGAACCTTGTCTTTCAATGGCCAACGTTGTACGGCTTTAAAAATATTATACGTGCACGAATCCATCGCAGCCGAATTCAACCGAAGATTTGCTGAAAAAGTAGATGCTTTGCCTTTTGGAAATCCATGGGAGAAAGGTGTTTCTTTAACGCCATTACCCGAAAAAGAGAAACCCAATTACATTCAGGAATTAATAGACGATGCGCATGAGAAAGGTGCAAATGTTATTAATCAGAAAGGCGGACAAAGAACTGAAAACTATATATTTCCGGCGGTTTTGTTTCCGATTAATAAAGAAATGAGAGTCTATCATGAAGAGCAATTTGGACCTGTCATTCCAATCTTGACTTTCAAGGATATCCAAGAACCGTTGAACGATATGGCGGAATCCAATTACGGTCAGCAAGTGAGTTTGTTTGGACAAGACATCAAAACCATAGCGCCGCTGATTGATACGTTGGTGAATTTGGTTTGTCGTGTCAACCTAAACAGTTCTTGCCAACGCGGACCGGATGTGTATCCGTTTACCGGAAGAAAAGATTCGGCGGTAGGAACTTTGAGTATACACGATGCTTTGCGTTCGTTCTCGATTAGAACTTTTGTAGCCTCTAAAGACAACGCTTATAACAATGCGATTCTGCAGGAATTACTTAACAGTAAAGAATCGAATTTTATCAATACCGATTATATTTTATAA
- a CDS encoding bifunctional methionine sulfoxide reductase B/A protein, with product MTKSVVNFFILLPLFIFNACGQNNNTIIKTTAMENVISKPENPYYSNTDTAKLVLTDEQWKKVLPPDLYAVARQADTERAFTGTMWKSETKGTYYCAACGLKLFKSDQKFVSSCGWPSFFEQDNKNSITFKDDNSYGMHRIEALCGRCDSHLGHLFDDGPEPTGKRYCMNAISLDFVPDAVANQNKGNLETITIGGGCYWCVEAVYENLTGVEKVVSGFSGGTVENPSYEEVCTGRTGAAEVVEITYDKTKTNLDEIFKVFFTVHDPTTLNRQGADVGTQYRSVIFYKNEEQKKAAESIIAELNKEVFNNKIVTTLEPFKAFYKAKDYHQNYYENNKNQPYCQMVIQPKLEKFEKVFKDRLKKKN from the coding sequence ATGACAAAATCCGTTGTTAATTTTTTCATTTTATTACCGCTTTTCATATTCAATGCTTGCGGTCAAAATAACAATACAATAATCAAAACAACTGCTATGGAAAATGTGATTTCAAAACCTGAAAATCCTTATTATTCAAATACCGATACTGCTAAATTGGTTTTAACCGATGAGCAATGGAAAAAGGTATTGCCGCCTGATTTGTATGCCGTAGCGCGTCAAGCCGATACTGAAAGAGCTTTCACCGGAACCATGTGGAAAAGCGAAACCAAAGGCACTTATTATTGCGCGGCTTGTGGTTTGAAATTATTCAAATCCGATCAAAAATTTGTGAGCAGCTGCGGTTGGCCGAGCTTTTTTGAACAGGACAACAAAAACAGCATCACTTTTAAAGATGATAATTCCTATGGCATGCACCGTATTGAAGCATTGTGCGGCAGATGCGACAGTCACTTAGGCCATTTATTTGACGATGGTCCGGAACCAACAGGTAAAAGATATTGCATGAATGCCATTTCATTAGATTTTGTTCCCGATGCAGTGGCCAATCAAAACAAGGGAAATCTTGAAACCATCACTATCGGCGGCGGCTGTTATTGGTGTGTGGAAGCCGTTTATGAAAACTTAACCGGTGTAGAAAAAGTAGTTTCAGGTTTCTCTGGCGGCACCGTTGAAAATCCCAGCTACGAGGAAGTTTGTACTGGAAGAACCGGTGCGGCTGAAGTAGTAGAAATCACTTATGACAAGACCAAAACCAATTTGGATGAAATTTTCAAAGTATTCTTTACCGTTCATGACCCAACGACTTTAAACCGCCAAGGCGCTGATGTAGGAACACAATACCGCTCGGTGATTTTTTATAAAAACGAAGAACAGAAGAAAGCAGCCGAAAGCATTATAGCCGAATTAAACAAAGAAGTTTTCAATAATAAAATCGTCACCACTTTAGAGCCTTTTAAAGCGTTTTACAAAGCCAAAGACTATCACCAAAACTATTATGAAAACAACAAAAACCAACCTTATTGTCAAATGGTAATCCAACCCAAATTGGAGAAATTTGAAAAGGTTTTTAAAGACAGATTGAAAAAGAAAAACTAA
- the idi gene encoding isopentenyl-diphosphate Delta-isomerase yields MVEEKVILVNEQDEPIGLMNKLEAHEKAVLHRAFSVFVLNSNNEIMLQQRAHHKYHSPLLWTNTCCSHQRDGETNIQAGSRRLYEEMGFKTELKELFHFIYKAPFDNGLTEHELDHVMIGYYNDEPQINPEEVESWKWMCIEEVRQDMIQNPDIYTVWFKIIFDEFYHYLEDHKL; encoded by the coding sequence ATGGTCGAAGAAAAAGTAATCTTGGTTAACGAACAGGATGAACCCATTGGGTTGATGAACAAATTGGAAGCGCATGAAAAGGCAGTGCTACACCGTGCTTTTTCGGTTTTTGTGTTGAACAGCAATAACGAAATCATGTTGCAACAACGCGCGCACCACAAATACCATTCGCCTTTGTTATGGACCAATACTTGTTGCAGTCACCAACGAGATGGCGAAACCAATATCCAAGCCGGAAGCCGACGTTTGTATGAGGAAATGGGTTTTAAAACCGAGTTGAAAGAACTGTTTCATTTTATTTACAAAGCGCCATTCGACAATGGTTTGACAGAGCATGAACTCGACCATGTAATGATTGGATATTACAATGACGAACCTCAGATTAATCCCGAAGAAGTGGAAAGTTGGAAATGGATGTGCATCGAAGAAGTACGCCAAGATATGATTCAAAACCCCGACATTTACACGGTTTGGTTTAAAATCATCTTTGATGAGTTTTATCACTATCTAGAAGACCACAAACTTTAA
- a CDS encoding 6-pyruvoyl trahydropterin synthase family protein has protein sequence MKVTVSRKAHFNAAHRLYRKDWSMEKNDAVFGKCNNPNFHGHNYELIVSVTGEIDQETGYVIDVKILSDLIKAHIENAFDHKNLNLDVPEFADLNPTAENIAVVIWNKLRKYIDSDKDLEVVLYETPRNFVTYKGE, from the coding sequence ATGAAAGTCACCGTTTCCAGAAAAGCCCATTTTAATGCCGCACACCGATTGTATCGCAAGGATTGGTCGATGGAAAAAAACGATGCGGTCTTTGGGAAGTGCAACAATCCTAATTTTCATGGTCATAATTATGAGTTAATCGTTTCGGTTACGGGTGAAATTGACCAAGAAACCGGTTATGTAATTGATGTGAAGATTTTATCAGATTTAATCAAAGCACATATCGAAAATGCTTTCGACCATAAAAACCTAAATTTGGATGTGCCTGAGTTTGCGGATTTAAATCCAACTGCCGAAAATATAGCGGTAGTCATTTGGAACAAACTCCGTAAATATATTGATTCTGATAAAGATTTGGAAGTTGTTTTATACGAAACACCGCGAAACTTTGTAACTTATAAAGGCGAATAA
- a CDS encoding peroxiredoxin, with protein MALQVGDKIPNFSAIDTNANVFESDTVVGKKAFVIYFYPKDDTRVCTEQACSFRDQYEDFKALDTEVIGVSSDSVKSHQKFTNQYKLPFILLSDVDKKLRKLFGVPNDLFGLIPGRVTYVVDKNGVIQLVFNSMSGKIHIKKALEILKRT; from the coding sequence ATGGCATTGCAAGTCGGAGACAAAATCCCTAATTTTTCAGCCATTGATACCAATGCGAATGTGTTTGAAAGCGACACTGTTGTTGGCAAAAAAGCCTTTGTCATTTATTTTTATCCCAAAGACGATACCCGAGTTTGCACAGAGCAAGCCTGTTCTTTCCGCGATCAATACGAAGATTTTAAAGCGTTAGATACCGAAGTTATTGGCGTTAGTAGCGATTCGGTGAAATCACATCAAAAATTCACTAATCAGTATAAATTACCTTTTATTCTGCTTTCAGATGTAGATAAAAAACTGCGAAAATTATTTGGTGTTCCTAATGATTTATTCGGATTGATACCGGGTAGAGTGACTTATGTTGTCGATAAAAACGGTGTAATTCAGTTGGTATTTAATAGTATGTCGGGCAAAATTCATATCAAAAAAGCACTTGAAATTCTCAAAAGAACGTAA
- a CDS encoding type I phosphomannose isomerase catalytic subunit: protein MPFYPLQFEPILKERIWGGTKLKTILNKPITSEITGESWEISTVANDVSIVANGDFKGKSLNDLIEAYPNEILGTKVHAKFGKQFPLLFKYLDARQDLSIQLHPNDELAQKRHNSFGKTEMWYVLQADENARLIVGFKEKSSPEAYLAHLENKTLLDILDTKAVKTGDVFMLNTGTIHALGAGILIAEIQQTSDITYRVYDFDRVDAQGNKRELHLDLAMEALNYNTVEAQCFYDRTENVSNEVINCQYFTTDFIPLNGNLKVNKNNDSFTVYMCVEGHFELVYNGKTYSYQKGDTVLIPASMTDFQLNGQASVLEIYIS, encoded by the coding sequence ATGCCATTTTATCCATTACAGTTTGAGCCGATTTTAAAAGAGAGAATTTGGGGCGGAACCAAATTGAAAACCATCTTAAATAAACCCATTACCTCAGAGATAACTGGAGAAAGCTGGGAAATTTCAACGGTGGCTAATGATGTTAGTATTGTGGCTAACGGAGATTTCAAGGGCAAATCGTTAAATGATTTAATCGAAGCCTATCCAAACGAAATTTTAGGGACCAAAGTTCATGCAAAATTCGGAAAGCAATTTCCTTTGTTGTTCAAATATTTGGATGCCCGTCAAGATTTATCCATTCAATTGCATCCTAATGACGAATTGGCCCAAAAACGCCACAACTCTTTTGGTAAAACCGAAATGTGGTATGTGTTGCAAGCCGATGAGAATGCTCGATTAATTGTAGGTTTTAAAGAAAAGTCTTCACCGGAAGCTTATTTAGCCCATCTTGAGAACAAGACATTGCTTGATATTTTGGATACTAAAGCGGTCAAGACGGGCGATGTTTTTATGCTCAATACCGGAACCATACATGCTTTGGGTGCGGGAATTTTAATCGCTGAAATCCAACAAACTTCTGATATTACTTATCGCGTTTACGATTTTGATAGGGTAGATGCTCAGGGAAACAAGCGTGAATTGCATTTAGATTTGGCCATGGAAGCTTTGAATTACAACACAGTGGAAGCCCAATGTTTTTATGATAGAACAGAAAATGTTTCCAACGAAGTGATTAACTGTCAGTACTTCACCACCGATTTTATTCCGCTAAACGGAAATTTAAAAGTGAATAAAAACAATGATTCTTTCACGGTTTACATGTGCGTTGAAGGTCATTTTGAATTGGTTTATAACGGAAAAACTTACTCTTATCAAAAAGGAGATACTGTTTTAATTCCGGCTTCAATGACTGATTTTCAACTGAATGGACAAGCCTCGGTTTTAGAAATTTATATTTCGTAG
- a CDS encoding EamA family transporter: MFGNKVLKGVFLVGLGATSYGMLATFVKLAYDENYTTAEVTTSQFVLGIFGLLLINLFQKNRKKGAVVKASPKNIFHLMLAGTSLGMTSVFYYLAVKYIPVSIGIVLLMQTVWMGVLLEWFLDKKSPSLQKILSVVIVLFGTALATNLVNAEIILDWRGILWGLLAAASFTTTMFTANRIAVGISTSQRSLYMLLGGAVIVFGFALFTQNTPFDFGIFAKWGIILALFGTIIPPMLMNSGFPHTGIGLGSIVSSLELPVSVLMAYVILNESVVFLQWIGILLIILAIVIMNISFKKIKVN; the protein is encoded by the coding sequence ATGTTTGGAAACAAAGTCCTTAAAGGGGTTTTTTTAGTGGGATTAGGCGCTACAAGTTACGGGATGTTGGCCACTTTCGTCAAATTGGCTTATGATGAAAATTATACTACCGCAGAAGTGACAACTTCTCAGTTTGTATTAGGCATCTTTGGTTTGCTGCTGATCAATCTTTTCCAAAAAAACAGAAAAAAAGGAGCGGTTGTAAAAGCTTCCCCAAAAAATATCTTCCATTTGATGTTGGCCGGAACTTCTTTAGGAATGACTAGTGTTTTCTACTATTTGGCCGTAAAATACATTCCGGTTTCTATCGGAATAGTATTGTTGATGCAAACGGTTTGGATGGGTGTTTTACTCGAATGGTTTCTTGACAAAAAATCTCCTTCCTTACAAAAAATACTTTCTGTAGTGATAGTGTTGTTCGGTACGGCTTTGGCCACTAATTTAGTAAATGCCGAAATTATATTAGATTGGCGAGGTATCTTGTGGGGATTATTAGCCGCAGCCTCTTTTACTACTACTATGTTTACAGCCAATCGAATTGCCGTGGGAATTTCAACCTCTCAAAGGAGTTTGTACATGTTGTTGGGTGGCGCTGTGATTGTTTTTGGTTTTGCACTATTTACACAAAACACACCTTTTGATTTCGGTATTTTTGCCAAATGGGGTATCATCTTAGCCTTATTCGGAACCATCATCCCTCCAATGCTTATGAACTCCGGTTTTCCACATACCGGTATTGGTTTGGGAAGCATCGTATCTTCTTTGGAATTACCGGTTTCAGTTTTAATGGCTTATGTTATTCTGAATGAAAGTGTAGTTTTTTTACAATGGATAGGCATATTGTTGATAATTTTAGCCATTGTTATTATGAATATTAGCTTCAAGAAAATTAAAGTTAATTGA
- the aqpZ gene encoding aquaporin Z, which yields MRKLFAEFFGTFWLVFGGCGSAVFAAGIPDLGIGFAGVSLAFGLTVLTMAYAVGHISGGHFNPAVSFGLWAGGRFSGKDLLPYIVSQCLGAIVAAGTLLFILSGKAGFTIDNTKPGAFATNGYGAFSPDGYSMGSAFVAEFVLTMFFLIVIIGATDKLANGKFAGVAIGLALTLIHLISIPITNTSVNPARSTSQALFAQGESLSQLWLFWAAPIAGALVGGFIYKILLDKKETL from the coding sequence ATGAGAAAATTATTCGCAGAATTTTTCGGAACCTTTTGGCTTGTTTTCGGCGGTTGTGGTAGCGCCGTTTTTGCAGCCGGAATACCTGACTTAGGCATCGGTTTTGCCGGTGTTTCCTTGGCATTTGGATTGACGGTTTTGACTATGGCTTATGCCGTAGGACATATTTCAGGCGGTCATTTTAATCCGGCGGTTTCTTTCGGGCTTTGGGCCGGTGGAAGGTTTTCGGGGAAAGATTTGTTACCTTATATAGTTTCACAATGTTTGGGTGCTATTGTCGCTGCGGGAACGTTACTTTTTATACTCTCCGGAAAAGCAGGATTTACCATTGACAACACCAAGCCGGGAGCTTTTGCTACTAATGGTTATGGTGCATTTTCTCCTGATGGTTATTCAATGGGTTCTGCATTTGTTGCAGAATTTGTTTTAACCATGTTCTTCTTAATCGTAATTATTGGAGCGACTGACAAGTTAGCTAATGGTAAATTTGCCGGTGTGGCCATTGGTTTGGCACTAACACTAATCCATTTAATCAGTATTCCCATTACCAATACTTCGGTTAACCCGGCGCGTTCTACTTCTCAAGCTTTGTTTGCGCAAGGCGAATCATTATCTCAATTGTGGTTGTTTTGGGCAGCTCCCATTGCCGGTGCTTTGGTAGGTGGATTTATTTATAAAATTCTATTGGACAAAAAAGAAACTTTATAA